The following are from one region of the Mesorhizobium sp. B4-1-4 genome:
- a CDS encoding hydroxyacid dehydrogenase, producing the protein MAETVPKILSTHPLHPRASARLAGAGQIVIASALDAGTLTKEARDADIVIVRAPLPPALFEGAWKLRAAIRHGAGLDMIPMEAATGAGVLVANVPAVNARSVAEHVMFAALALLRQFRRVDRDLRAKGWLVGREHANANIELAGKTIGIVGLGAVGQAVGHIAAHGFDLKVVATTRSMQPAPEKVGFLSIDALVEQSDIIVLCCPLTPETRGLISRERIARMKPNVLLINVSRGPVVDDDALIEALRGRRIGGAALDVFSTQTLPPDHPYFGFDNVIITPHMAGITEESMMRMGIGAAGEALLVLAGKLPVNLRNPEVVDHYRRRFPLDI; encoded by the coding sequence GTGGCCGAGACCGTGCCGAAGATCCTGTCGACGCATCCGCTGCATCCGCGCGCTTCAGCCAGGCTCGCCGGCGCCGGTCAGATCGTCATCGCTTCGGCGCTCGATGCCGGCACCCTCACCAAGGAGGCCAGGGACGCCGACATCGTCATCGTCCGCGCACCGCTGCCGCCGGCGTTGTTCGAGGGTGCCTGGAAGCTGCGAGCGGCGATCCGCCATGGCGCCGGGCTCGACATGATCCCGATGGAGGCGGCGACCGGCGCCGGCGTGCTGGTGGCCAATGTGCCGGCGGTCAATGCGCGCTCGGTGGCCGAGCATGTCATGTTCGCGGCCCTTGCGCTGCTGCGGCAATTCCGCAGGGTCGACCGCGACCTGCGCGCCAAAGGCTGGCTCGTCGGACGCGAGCATGCCAACGCCAATATCGAGCTTGCCGGCAAGACCATCGGCATCGTCGGCCTTGGCGCGGTCGGGCAGGCCGTCGGCCATATCGCCGCGCACGGCTTCGACCTGAAGGTGGTGGCAACGACACGCAGCATGCAGCCGGCGCCGGAGAAGGTCGGCTTCCTGTCGATCGACGCGCTGGTCGAGCAGAGCGACATCATCGTGCTCTGCTGTCCGCTGACGCCGGAGACGCGCGGCCTGATCAGCCGCGAGCGCATCGCGCGCATGAAACCCAACGTGCTCTTGATCAACGTGTCGCGCGGGCCGGTCGTCGACGACGATGCGCTGATCGAAGCCTTGCGGGGACGCCGCATCGGCGGCGCCGCGCTCGACGTGTTTTCGACGCAGACGCTGCCGCCAGATCATCCCTATTTCGGCTTCGACAACGTCATCATCACCCCGCACATGGCAGGGATCACCGAGGAATCGATGATGCGCATGGGGATTGGCGCGGCGGGCGAGGCCTTGCTGGTGCTGGCGGGCAAACTGCCGGTCAATCTGCGCAATCCGGAAGTGGTCGATCACTACCGGCGACGGTTTCCGCTCGACATATAG
- a CDS encoding Gfo/Idh/MocA family protein, giving the protein MVGASKSETGGGPIRYGMVGGGQGAFIGAVHRIAARMDNEFVLVAGALSSDPARAKSSAAELGLDPDRSYASYAEMAKAEAKRTDGIEAVAIVTPNNVHVPAAKAFLEAGIHVICDKPLATTLAEAKKLAAIVEKTGKVFVLTHNYTAYPMVRQAREMVAKGMLGDIRIVQSEYPQDWLTEDLAATGQKQASWRGDPKQAGAGGALGDIGTHAYNLARFVSGLELDSLSADLDAFVPGRQLDDNVNVMLRFKPNGKTHPAKGMIWASQVAPGHENGLKLRIYGSKGGLEWVQADPNYLWYTPFGQPKQLITRNGAGALPVAGRVSRVPSGHPEGYLEGFANIYQEAARAIRAARRKGGKPAKDVVFPTIEDGVEGMAFIEACVKSSKKNGAWTKL; this is encoded by the coding sequence ATGGTCGGCGCATCGAAGTCGGAAACGGGAGGCGGCCCGATCCGCTATGGCATGGTCGGTGGCGGCCAGGGCGCCTTTATCGGCGCGGTGCACCGCATCGCGGCGCGCATGGACAATGAGTTCGTGCTGGTTGCCGGTGCACTCTCTTCCGACCCCGCCCGCGCCAAGTCTTCGGCGGCCGAACTCGGGCTCGATCCGGACCGCAGCTATGCGTCCTACGCCGAGATGGCCAAGGCCGAGGCGAAGCGTACCGACGGTATCGAGGCGGTGGCCATCGTCACCCCCAACAATGTCCACGTGCCGGCAGCCAAGGCCTTCCTCGAGGCCGGCATCCACGTCATCTGCGACAAGCCGCTGGCGACGACGCTGGCCGAAGCAAAAAAACTGGCGGCGATCGTCGAGAAGACCGGCAAGGTGTTCGTGCTGACGCACAATTACACCGCCTATCCGATGGTGCGGCAGGCGCGCGAGATGGTGGCCAAGGGCATGCTCGGCGACATCCGTATCGTGCAGTCCGAATATCCGCAGGACTGGCTGACCGAGGATCTCGCCGCCACCGGCCAGAAGCAGGCATCCTGGCGCGGCGATCCGAAACAGGCGGGCGCCGGCGGGGCTCTGGGCGACATCGGCACGCATGCCTACAATCTTGCTCGCTTCGTTTCCGGACTGGAGCTGGACTCCCTGTCGGCCGATCTCGATGCCTTCGTGCCGGGACGGCAACTCGACGACAACGTCAACGTCATGCTGCGCTTCAAGCCGAACGGAAAAACGCATCCGGCCAAGGGCATGATCTGGGCAAGCCAGGTGGCGCCGGGCCATGAAAACGGCCTGAAGCTGCGCATCTATGGCTCGAAGGGCGGGCTGGAATGGGTGCAGGCCGACCCGAACTATCTCTGGTACACGCCCTTCGGCCAGCCAAAGCAATTGATCACCCGCAACGGCGCCGGCGCATTGCCGGTGGCGGGCCGCGTCAGCCGCGTGCCGTCAGGCCATCCCGAGGGCTATCTCGAAGGTTTCGCCAACATCTATCAGGAAGCGGCGCGGGCCATCCGCGCGGCGCGCCGCAAGGGCGGCAAGCCGGCAAAGGATGTCGTCTTCCCGACCATCGAGGACGGCGTCGAAGGTATGGCCTTCATCGAGGCCTGCGTGAAGTCGTCCAAGAAAAACGGAGCGTGGACGAAGCTTTGA
- the phnD gene encoding phosphonate ABC transporter substrate-binding protein — protein MFRKMIFGAVSVLAMATSMAHAADMKEFRVGILGGENETDRLRNYQCLADHLKTEFGFEKVSLFPAADYDGVIQGLLGGTLDFAELGASGYASVYIKDPKAVTPILTTKQTDGSTGYYSIGMALKSSGIKDIMSAKGKKLGYADPDSTSGYLIPLTQIPKTTGMPNDSFFASTQFNGGHENNVLAVRDGKVDVAVDDSSGIGDFKNGYSSGTFHKEVAKGAVDPNDFVEVWRSGLIPNGPLVVRTALGDEMTAKLTAFFTDLPKKDKACFEGVEGGDFTGYVPVKPDFYSVIVEARKAAIGG, from the coding sequence ATGTTCAGGAAAATGATTTTTGGCGCCGTTTCGGTGCTCGCGATGGCCACCAGCATGGCCCATGCCGCCGACATGAAAGAATTCCGCGTCGGCATTCTCGGCGGTGAAAACGAGACCGACCGCCTTCGCAACTACCAGTGCCTGGCTGACCACCTGAAGACCGAGTTCGGCTTCGAGAAGGTCTCGCTGTTCCCCGCCGCCGACTATGACGGCGTCATCCAGGGCCTGCTCGGCGGCACGCTCGACTTCGCCGAGCTCGGCGCTTCCGGCTATGCCAGCGTCTACATCAAGGACCCGAAAGCCGTCACCCCGATCCTCACCACCAAACAGACCGACGGTTCCACCGGCTATTACTCGATCGGCATGGCGCTGAAGTCCTCGGGCATAAAGGACATCATGTCGGCCAAGGGCAAGAAACTCGGCTACGCCGACCCGGACTCGACTTCGGGCTATCTGATCCCGCTGACTCAGATTCCGAAGACCACCGGCATGCCGAACGACAGCTTCTTCGCTTCGACCCAGTTCAACGGCGGCCATGAGAACAACGTTCTGGCCGTGCGCGACGGCAAGGTCGATGTCGCTGTCGACGATTCCTCGGGCATCGGCGACTTCAAGAACGGCTACAGCTCCGGCACCTTCCACAAGGAAGTCGCCAAGGGTGCCGTCGATCCGAACGACTTCGTCGAAGTCTGGCGCTCGGGCCTGATCCCGAACGGCCCGCTGGTCGTGCGCACCGCGCTCGGCGACGAGATGACTGCAAAGCTCACGGCCTTCTTCACCGACCTGCCCAAGAAGGACAAGGCTTGCTTCGAAGGCGTCGAAGGCGGCGATTTCACCGGTTACGTTCCGGTGAAGCCGGACTTCTACAGCGTCATCGTCGAAGCCCGTAAGGCAGCCATCGGCGGCTGA
- a CDS encoding sugar phosphate isomerase/epimerase family protein, whose product MPTTMKGPGLFLAQFAGDAAPFNSLASITKWAAGLGYKGVQIPTWDRRLFDLEKAASSKAYCDEVKGICADAGVEITELSTHLQGQLVAVHPAYDTQFDGFAPASVHSNPQARQKWAVEQMTFGAKASRNLGLDASVTFSGALAFPYLYPWPQRPAGLIEEAFAELGKRWKPILDVYEDNGVDVGYEIHPGEDVFDGATFEMFLDAVGGHKRCNINYDPSHFLLQQLDYLEFIDIYHERIKAFHVKDAEFNPTGRQGVYSGYQGWVNRAGRFRSLGDGQVDFGGIFSKLTQYDYDSWAVLEWECCLKHPEDGAAEGAPFIQHHIIRVTERAFDDFAGGTTDKKLLRAMMGI is encoded by the coding sequence ATGCCGACGACAATGAAGGGTCCCGGGCTGTTTCTGGCGCAGTTCGCGGGCGATGCCGCGCCATTCAATTCGCTGGCCTCGATCACCAAATGGGCTGCCGGTCTCGGCTACAAGGGCGTGCAGATCCCGACCTGGGACCGACGCCTGTTCGACCTTGAGAAGGCGGCGTCCTCCAAGGCGTATTGCGACGAGGTGAAGGGCATCTGTGCCGATGCCGGCGTGGAGATCACCGAATTGTCGACGCATCTGCAGGGTCAATTGGTGGCGGTGCATCCGGCCTACGACACGCAGTTCGACGGCTTTGCGCCGGCTTCGGTGCACAGCAATCCCCAAGCGCGACAGAAATGGGCGGTCGAGCAGATGACCTTCGGCGCCAAGGCGTCGCGCAACCTCGGCCTCGATGCCTCTGTGACCTTCTCCGGCGCATTGGCCTTCCCTTACCTCTACCCTTGGCCGCAGCGGCCGGCCGGCCTGATCGAGGAGGCCTTCGCCGAACTCGGCAAGCGTTGGAAGCCGATCCTCGATGTCTATGAGGACAATGGCGTCGATGTCGGCTACGAAATCCATCCCGGCGAGGACGTGTTCGACGGCGCCACCTTCGAAATGTTCCTCGATGCGGTCGGCGGCCATAAGCGTTGCAACATCAACTACGATCCGTCGCACTTCCTGTTGCAGCAGCTCGACTATCTCGAATTCATCGACATCTATCACGAGCGCATCAAGGCCTTCCACGTCAAGGACGCCGAGTTCAATCCGACCGGCCGGCAAGGCGTCTATTCCGGCTATCAGGGTTGGGTAAATCGGGCCGGCCGCTTCCGCTCGCTGGGCGATGGGCAGGTGGATTTCGGCGGCATCTTCTCCAAGCTGACGCAGTACGATTATGATTCCTGGGCAGTGCTGGAATGGGAGTGCTGCCTGAAACATCCGGAGGATGGCGCGGCAGAGGGCGCGCCCTTCATCCAGCATCACATCATCCGGGTGACGGAGAGGGCGTTCGACGATTTCGCCGGCGGCACCACCGACAAGAAGCTGCTGCGCGCAATGATGGGCATTTAG
- a CDS encoding sugar phosphate isomerase/epimerase family protein, producing MHLSTHNWMRAEPLETTLKRIKKFGYESIEISGEPEQYKTKETRALLREHGIRCWGAVTLMLGERNLAARDQGQRERSVQYVKDVLTMVSELDGEIITLVPATVGKVVPDGTEEEEWKWVVDATRECFSHAKKVGVKIAVEPLNRFETYLFNRGAQALALADAVSPECGVCLDAYHIHMEEFNVHDAIRQVGKRLFDFHVADNNRFAAGLGQIDWPRIVATLKEVGYDGALTNEFVAPVDRTPAAPYPDMVERHPVDISPEQLKFIQDHGSSVLTEKFYTDQMRITAETLLPLIK from the coding sequence ATGCATCTTTCGACGCACAACTGGATGCGCGCGGAACCCCTGGAGACCACGCTCAAGCGCATCAAGAAATTCGGCTATGAGTCGATCGAGATTTCCGGCGAGCCCGAGCAATACAAAACCAAGGAGACGCGGGCGCTCTTGAGAGAGCATGGCATCCGCTGCTGGGGTGCGGTGACCTTGATGCTGGGCGAGCGCAACCTTGCCGCCAGGGACCAGGGCCAGCGCGAGCGCTCCGTACAGTACGTCAAGGACGTGCTGACCATGGTCAGCGAACTCGATGGCGAGATCATCACCCTGGTTCCGGCCACGGTCGGCAAGGTGGTTCCTGACGGCACCGAGGAAGAGGAATGGAAGTGGGTGGTCGACGCAACCCGCGAATGCTTCAGCCACGCCAAGAAGGTCGGCGTCAAGATCGCCGTCGAGCCGCTCAACCGCTTCGAGACTTATCTGTTCAATCGCGGCGCCCAGGCGCTGGCACTGGCCGACGCGGTCAGTCCGGAATGCGGCGTCTGCCTCGACGCCTACCATATCCACATGGAGGAATTTAACGTCCATGACGCCATCCGGCAGGTCGGAAAGCGGCTGTTCGACTTCCATGTCGCCGACAACAACCGCTTCGCCGCAGGCCTCGGCCAGATCGACTGGCCAAGGATCGTCGCCACTTTGAAGGAAGTCGGCTACGACGGCGCGCTGACCAATGAGTTCGTCGCTCCGGTCGACCGCACGCCGGCGGCACCCTATCCCGACATGGTCGAGCGCCACCCGGTCGATATCTCGCCCGAGCAGTTGAAGTTCATCCAGGACCATGGCTCCAGCGTGCTCACCGAGAAATTCTACACCGACCAGATGCGCATTACCGCCGAAACGCTGCTGCCGCTGATCAAGTAG
- a CDS encoding mandelate racemase/muconate lactonizing enzyme family protein: MRIKTVQAWWVRIPIEAARQHRSDFGQVTTFDAAILRIGTDDGLVGWGEGKNAAGSAGSYSALVHMLNHEVGPQLIGRDPADIGVIWEMLYNGVRHDGAARAGHAMPQLARRGMSIAAISAVDIALWDILGKSLGQPVWRLLGGRKVDRMQAYASGGWASADAIGEQLKSYIAQGGFKALKMRVGAMDRAAHISAARVRAARQAIGPDVELMVDAHGTYTVAEAKRFIHLVNDLDLAWFEEPVIADDKPGMAEVRASGAVPIATGESEATRYAFRDLAMLKAADIFQPDPAFCGGISEAMKIGTIASAFNLRFAPHLWAGAPCFFAGLHVCAASPSSFTVEYSLGANPMIHDLIEETVEARDGMIAIPEKPGLGFTISERFLEAHAQRN; the protein is encoded by the coding sequence ATGCGCATCAAGACTGTCCAGGCCTGGTGGGTCCGCATCCCGATCGAAGCCGCGCGGCAGCACCGCAGCGACTTCGGCCAGGTGACGACCTTTGATGCCGCCATCTTACGCATCGGGACCGATGACGGGCTGGTCGGCTGGGGCGAAGGCAAGAACGCCGCCGGCAGCGCCGGCAGCTACAGCGCCCTCGTCCATATGCTGAACCATGAGGTCGGGCCGCAATTGATCGGCCGAGATCCAGCCGATATCGGCGTCATCTGGGAGATGCTCTACAACGGCGTGCGCCACGACGGTGCGGCCCGCGCCGGCCACGCCATGCCGCAGTTGGCGCGGCGCGGCATGAGCATTGCCGCCATCAGCGCCGTCGACATCGCGCTCTGGGACATACTGGGCAAATCGCTCGGCCAACCGGTCTGGCGGTTGCTCGGCGGACGCAAGGTCGATCGCATGCAGGCCTATGCCTCCGGCGGCTGGGCGTCCGCCGATGCCATCGGCGAACAGCTGAAATCCTACATCGCCCAGGGCGGCTTCAAGGCGCTGAAGATGCGCGTCGGCGCCATGGATCGCGCCGCACACATTTCCGCGGCCCGCGTGCGCGCCGCCCGCCAGGCGATCGGCCCCGATGTCGAGTTGATGGTCGATGCCCATGGCACCTATACGGTGGCGGAGGCCAAGCGCTTCATCCATCTCGTCAACGACCTTGATCTCGCCTGGTTCGAGGAGCCTGTCATCGCCGACGACAAGCCGGGCATGGCGGAAGTGCGTGCCTCCGGCGCCGTTCCGATCGCCACCGGCGAGAGCGAGGCGACGCGCTATGCCTTCCGCGATCTCGCAATGCTCAAGGCCGCCGACATCTTCCAGCCTGATCCCGCCTTCTGCGGCGGCATCAGCGAGGCGATGAAGATCGGCACCATCGCCAGCGCCTTCAACCTGCGCTTTGCACCGCATCTATGGGCCGGCGCGCCCTGCTTCTTCGCCGGGCTGCATGTCTGCGCCGCATCGCCATCAAGTTTCACCGTCGAATATTCGCTCGGTGCCAACCCGATGATCCACGACCTGATCGAAGAGACTGTCGAAGCAAGGGACGGTATGATAGCGATCCCCGAAAAGCCCGGATTGGGGTTCACCATTTCGGAGCGGTTCCTGGAGGCGCACGCGCAACGCAATTGA
- the phnE gene encoding phosphonate ABC transporter, permease protein PhnE: MAAMTADEILSIEERYPQVFRRPAYKRYGPLFLVTGTMLYLVYAMWFFSLPQVLRESHWERLPLFLTQWISYDLQPEFRLDQPEITPKYPRFSALGDNPNPDWVIRNPDGTFTVQIDGPAKSVTFDKTQATITAHGQTVPVSLTSGKPVVEGQVPDWITAHDDEVVASMGFVGEVRVTVDRVKVRKRFLGWANFVFDTRSPFFGKPAGEVISLIVSGPELKPGTSNLALAGDNIWNNAQWQHGDVWTKLLQTIVMAFLGTLLGGIVAFPLAFFAARNITPSGALSQVLKRFFDFMRSVDMLIWALFFTRAFGPGPLAGSAAIFFTEIGTLGKVYSEGLENIDDKPREGIKSTGANGLLVQRYGVMPEVIPIFISQTLYQWESNTRGATIIGAVGAGGIGLKLWEAMRTNSNWANVFYMVLLILLVVFIFDNISNFLRRRLSRTIHDYNRMQARQG, from the coding sequence ATGGCCGCGATGACCGCCGACGAAATCCTGTCGATCGAGGAGCGTTACCCGCAGGTGTTCCGTCGCCCGGCCTACAAGCGCTACGGCCCGCTGTTCCTGGTCACGGGCACAATGCTGTACCTCGTCTATGCGATGTGGTTCTTCAGCCTGCCTCAGGTGCTAAGGGAATCGCACTGGGAGCGCCTGCCGCTCTTCCTTACACAGTGGATCAGCTACGATCTGCAGCCGGAATTCCGTCTTGATCAACCCGAGATCACGCCAAAATATCCGCGCTTCTCAGCCCTTGGCGATAATCCGAACCCCGACTGGGTGATCAGGAACCCGGACGGCACTTTCACCGTGCAAATAGATGGGCCGGCAAAATCCGTCACCTTCGACAAGACGCAGGCGACGATTACCGCCCACGGCCAGACGGTTCCCGTCTCGCTGACCAGTGGCAAGCCGGTGGTCGAGGGCCAGGTGCCGGACTGGATCACCGCGCATGATGACGAGGTGGTGGCCAGTATGGGCTTCGTTGGCGAGGTTCGCGTCACCGTCGATCGGGTCAAGGTGCGCAAGCGCTTCCTCGGCTGGGCGAATTTCGTCTTCGACACACGCTCGCCCTTCTTCGGCAAGCCCGCCGGCGAAGTGATCTCGCTGATCGTATCGGGCCCTGAACTGAAGCCGGGCACTTCGAACCTCGCGCTTGCCGGCGACAACATCTGGAACAACGCCCAATGGCAGCACGGCGATGTCTGGACGAAGCTGCTGCAGACCATCGTCATGGCGTTTCTCGGCACGCTGCTCGGCGGCATCGTCGCCTTCCCGCTGGCCTTCTTCGCCGCCCGCAACATCACGCCGAGCGGCGCGCTCAGCCAGGTGCTCAAGCGCTTCTTCGACTTCATGCGCTCCGTCGACATGCTGATCTGGGCGCTGTTCTTCACCCGCGCCTTCGGCCCCGGGCCGCTGGCCGGCAGCGCGGCGATCTTCTTCACCGAGATCGGCACGCTCGGCAAAGTCTATTCGGAAGGTCTTGAGAACATCGACGACAAACCGCGCGAAGGCATCAAGTCGACCGGTGCCAACGGCCTGCTGGTGCAGCGTTATGGCGTAATGCCGGAAGTCATACCCATCTTCATCAGCCAGACACTCTACCAATGGGAATCCAACACAAGGGGCGCGACCATTATCGGCGCCGTCGGTGCCGGCGGCATCGGCCTGAAATTGTGGGAAGCCATGCGCACCAACTCCAACTGGGCCAACGTCTTCTACATGGTGCTGCTGATCCTGCTGGTCGTCTTCATCTTCGACAACATCTCGAACTTCCTGCGCCGTAGGCTGAGCCGGACCATCCACGACTACAACAGGATGCAAGCCCGGCAGGGTTGA
- a CDS encoding sugar phosphate isomerase/epimerase family protein, translating to MKIGMCMFLWTTAVSKKHEPLLRDIKATGFDGVEIPVFAGTPDDYRKLGELLDRIGLERTAVSAMGDPAMNLISADAATRKAGIDYMKWAVDCADALGASTLSGPLHSTLGAFSGSGPTAAEKKRSIASQRAIGDHAGKRNVTIGLEALNRFECYLVNTMADLSEHIDAIDRPHIKAMYDTFHANIEEADPIGAYTKHRGNIVHIHISENDRGVPGRGNIQWKETFAAIRKSGYDDWLTIEAFGRSLKDLAAATKVWRDFSETPEAVYRDGYKHIRNGWKKAA from the coding sequence ATGAAAATCGGCATGTGCATGTTCTTGTGGACGACGGCGGTATCGAAGAAGCACGAGCCATTGCTTCGCGACATCAAGGCGACAGGCTTCGACGGCGTCGAGATACCGGTCTTCGCCGGCACGCCCGACGACTACAGGAAACTGGGCGAGTTGCTCGATCGCATCGGGCTGGAGCGGACCGCGGTTTCGGCGATGGGCGATCCGGCGATGAACCTGATCTCGGCCGACGCGGCAACGCGCAAGGCGGGAATCGACTATATGAAATGGGCTGTCGATTGCGCCGATGCACTTGGCGCGAGCACATTGAGCGGACCGCTGCATTCGACGCTCGGCGCCTTTTCCGGCAGCGGGCCGACGGCAGCGGAGAAGAAGCGCTCGATTGCTTCGCAACGCGCCATCGGCGACCATGCCGGAAAGCGGAACGTCACAATCGGGCTCGAGGCGCTCAACCGTTTCGAATGCTACCTCGTCAACACGATGGCGGACCTGTCGGAGCATATCGACGCCATCGACCGCCCGCACATCAAGGCGATGTACGACACTTTCCACGCCAACATCGAGGAGGCCGACCCGATCGGAGCTTACACGAAGCATCGCGGCAACATCGTGCATATCCACATATCGGAGAACGATCGCGGCGTGCCGGGGCGCGGCAACATCCAGTGGAAGGAGACTTTCGCGGCCATCCGCAAGAGTGGCTACGACGACTGGCTGACGATCGAGGCCTTTGGCCGCTCGTTGAAAGACCTGGCGGCGGCGACCAAGGTGTGGCGCGATTTTTCCGAAACGCCGGAGGCGGTTTATCGGGATGGCTACAAGCACATCCGGAACGGGTGGAAGAAGGCGGCTTAG
- a CDS encoding FadR/GntR family transcriptional regulator: protein MKEKNLLAELAAYLFSHSDKETGRTPSERELAEHFAVSRGQIREALAILEAMRIVERRAKSGIYIDTKQASVEALALFARAGLPLDPLQIYETVELRKIHEIKAAELACSRATEENFERLREILKASEERIVAGEGLAKEDREFHLEIVRATKNGVFHNICSVYYLMGEQRLPIYFNDPERSVRSHAEHVQIYEALLRRDGNLAQALMSAHLQGAESYWKGLIEGGKAVAPASPAFEKA, encoded by the coding sequence ATGAAAGAAAAGAACCTTCTCGCGGAACTCGCCGCCTATCTGTTCTCCCACTCCGACAAGGAGACGGGCCGTACGCCGTCGGAACGCGAACTGGCGGAGCATTTCGCCGTCAGCCGCGGCCAGATCCGCGAGGCGCTGGCTATCCTCGAAGCCATGCGCATCGTCGAGCGCCGGGCCAAATCAGGCATCTATATCGACACCAAGCAGGCAAGCGTCGAGGCGCTGGCGCTGTTCGCGCGCGCCGGCCTGCCGCTTGATCCGTTGCAGATCTATGAGACCGTCGAATTGCGCAAGATCCATGAGATCAAGGCCGCCGAGCTTGCCTGCTCGCGCGCCACCGAAGAGAATTTCGAACGGCTGCGCGAAATCCTCAAGGCCTCCGAGGAGCGCATCGTCGCCGGCGAAGGCCTCGCCAAGGAGGACCGCGAGTTTCACCTCGAGATCGTGCGTGCCACCAAGAACGGCGTCTTCCACAACATCTGCAGCGTCTACTATCTGATGGGCGAGCAGCGCCTGCCGATCTACTTCAACGATCCCGAACGCAGCGTGCGTTCGCATGCCGAACACGTGCAGATCTACGAGGCGCTGCTGCGCCGCGACGGCAATCTCGCCCAGGCGCTGATGAGCGCCCATCTGCAGGGCGCGGAAAGCTACTGGAAAGGCCTGATCGAGGGCGGCAAGGCGGTTGCGCCAGCGAGCCCGGCGTTCGAAAAGGCCTGA
- the phnE gene encoding phosphonate ABC transporter, permease protein PhnE, giving the protein MADAWRRQTSLRRFYTALGVALLLVAMFASMWFADEANAGHFFDRLPHLLDFLSWLVPKDWNDVWRALFDIASPHDTGTQEFNFPLGRVYIWGGFYVPEYFELMLTTVNVALVSTFVGFVFAVPFSFIAARNLTPHPVLRLIVKRFMELLRAFPEIVIAGLFAAIVSIGPIAAIIAIGLHSIGALGKLFYEINENIDMRPEEGLRAVGANWFERVRFADLPQVLPNFMSYTLLRIEINVRASTIIGAVGGGGIGEELKLSISRGFGAKTLALVLLLFTTIFLVDQFSAWLRRKLVGEQAFMMNA; this is encoded by the coding sequence ATGGCTGATGCCTGGCGACGCCAGACGTCGCTTCGCCGCTTCTATACGGCGTTGGGCGTCGCCCTGCTGCTCGTGGCGATGTTCGCCAGCATGTGGTTCGCCGACGAAGCCAATGCCGGGCATTTCTTCGACCGGCTGCCCCACCTTCTGGATTTCCTGAGCTGGCTTGTTCCCAAGGATTGGAACGACGTCTGGCGGGCCCTGTTCGACATCGCCTCGCCACATGATACCGGCACCCAGGAATTCAACTTCCCGCTCGGCCGCGTCTATATCTGGGGCGGGTTCTACGTCCCCGAATATTTCGAGCTGATGCTGACCACCGTGAATGTGGCGCTGGTCTCGACCTTCGTCGGCTTCGTCTTTGCCGTGCCGTTCTCCTTCATCGCGGCGCGCAATCTGACGCCCCATCCGGTGCTGCGGCTGATCGTCAAGCGGTTCATGGAACTGCTGCGCGCCTTCCCCGAGATCGTCATCGCCGGCCTGTTCGCGGCCATCGTCTCGATCGGTCCGATCGCCGCCATCATCGCCATCGGCCTGCACTCCATCGGCGCATTGGGCAAGCTGTTCTACGAGATCAACGAGAACATCGACATGCGTCCCGAGGAGGGCCTGCGCGCCGTCGGCGCCAACTGGTTCGAGCGGGTGCGCTTCGCCGACCTGCCGCAAGTGCTGCCCAATTTCATGTCCTACACGCTGCTCAGAATTGAGATCAACGTGCGCGCTTCGACCATCATCGGCGCGGTCGGCGGCGGCGGTATCGGTGAGGAACTGAAGCTCTCCATCTCGCGCGGCTTCGGCGCCAAGACGCTGGCGCTGGTCCTGCTCCTGTTCACCACCATCTTCCTCGTCGACCAGTTCTCTGCCTGGCTGCGCCGCAAGCTGGTGGGCGAACAGGCCTTTATGATGAACGCCTAG